A region from the Pseudonocardia petroleophila genome encodes:
- a CDS encoding VWA domain-containing protein, producing MTALTKGANTGVAARRLDVALTWSAGPGLPDIDASALLLDTGGRVRSDADMVFYNQPGHPSGAVHHTGRSAGTDTLRVDLGRVEDGVDRVVLAASADGGTFGDVPGLTLRLTDADGGGTVAEFAMTASTETAFVGGELYRRGGAWRFRAVGQGYASGLAGLATDYGITVDDEPAPPVVEDRLPVDVRERLDLRKRQVVVSLEKRGARGVTARVVLALDASGSMSRLYRDGVVGRVVERMAAVAAALDDDGAMQAWTFATNPARLPDLAVDDLPEWIRLHVRVGEFRIRRRPARNLEPGQVDMGAVGGANDEPKVIAQIRSYVRSTPTTVPTLVLFFSDGGITRNREIERELRDAVDEPVFWQFVGLGRHNRFGVLEKLDTMTGRRVDNVGFFAVDDIDDVPDADLYDRLLAEFPSWITAARAAGVLR from the coding sequence ATGACCGCGCTGACGAAGGGCGCCAACACCGGCGTCGCCGCCCGCCGCCTCGACGTGGCCCTGACCTGGTCGGCCGGGCCCGGCCTGCCCGACATCGACGCCTCCGCCCTGCTGCTCGACACCGGCGGCCGCGTCCGCTCCGACGCCGACATGGTCTTCTACAACCAGCCCGGGCACCCCTCGGGCGCGGTGCACCACACCGGGAGGTCCGCGGGCACCGACACGCTGCGCGTCGACCTCGGGCGGGTCGAGGACGGCGTCGACCGGGTGGTGCTGGCCGCGTCGGCCGACGGCGGCACGTTCGGCGACGTCCCCGGCCTGACGCTCCGGCTCACCGACGCCGACGGCGGCGGGACCGTCGCCGAGTTCGCCATGACGGCGTCGACGGAGACCGCGTTCGTCGGCGGCGAGCTGTACCGCCGCGGCGGCGCGTGGAGGTTCCGGGCGGTCGGGCAGGGCTACGCGTCGGGCCTGGCCGGGCTCGCCACGGACTACGGGATCACCGTCGACGACGAGCCCGCACCGCCGGTCGTCGAGGACCGGTTGCCGGTCGACGTGCGCGAGCGGCTGGACCTGCGCAAGCGCCAGGTCGTGGTGTCGCTGGAGAAGCGCGGGGCCCGCGGGGTCACCGCCCGGGTCGTGCTGGCCCTGGACGCGTCGGGCTCGATGAGCCGGCTCTACCGCGACGGGGTCGTCGGGCGGGTGGTGGAGCGGATGGCCGCGGTCGCCGCGGCCCTGGACGACGACGGGGCCATGCAGGCCTGGACGTTCGCCACGAACCCGGCGCGGCTGCCCGACCTCGCCGTCGACGACCTGCCGGAGTGGATCCGGCTGCACGTGCGGGTCGGGGAGTTCCGGATCCGCAGGCGCCCGGCGCGGAACCTCGAACCCGGGCAGGTCGACATGGGGGCGGTGGGCGGGGCCAACGACGAGCCGAAGGTGATCGCGCAGATCCGCTCCTACGTCCGCTCGACACCCACCACCGTCCCGACGCTCGTGCTGTTCTTCTCCGACGGCGGGATCACCCGCAACCGCGAGATCGAGCGCGAGCTGCGCGACGCCGTCGACGAGCCGGTGTTCTGGCAGTTCGTCGGGCTCGGGCGGCACAACCGGTTCGGCGTGCTGGAGAAGCTCGACACGATGACCGGGCGCCGCGTCGACAACGTCGGCTTCTTCGCCGTCGACGACATCGACGACGTCCCCGACGCCGACCTCTACGACCGGCTGCTCGCCGAGTTCCCGTCCTGGATCACCGCGGCACGGGCGGCCGGCGTGCTGCGCTGA
- a CDS encoding GNAT family N-acetyltransferase, with translation MEINAGAWYLRVPRADDRMDDGPAVVASCLDPEIRRWRHRPPADPAEADAYIRRRALDWARDERYTWAVCEPTTGEMLGEVSLDHVDLPMAQAEAACWALPAARGTGMTTTALSAVLRFAFAGLGLHRVGYLWAAGNAASGRVAEKCGFRTEGRMRDAWLADGTYHDVIVTSILATDR, from the coding sequence GTGGAGATCAACGCCGGCGCGTGGTACCTGCGGGTGCCACGCGCCGACGATCGCATGGACGACGGCCCGGCCGTCGTCGCGTCGTGCCTCGACCCGGAGATCCGGCGCTGGCGGCACCGCCCGCCCGCCGACCCGGCCGAGGCCGACGCCTACATCCGGCGCCGCGCCCTGGACTGGGCCCGCGACGAGCGCTACACCTGGGCCGTCTGCGAACCCACGACCGGCGAGATGCTCGGCGAGGTCTCGCTCGACCACGTCGACCTGCCGATGGCGCAGGCCGAGGCCGCGTGCTGGGCCCTGCCCGCCGCCCGCGGCACCGGCATGACCACCACGGCGCTGTCGGCCGTGCTGCGCTTCGCCTTCGCCGGGCTGGGTCTGCACCGCGTCGGCTACCTGTGGGCCGCGGGCAACGCCGCGTCCGGGCGGGTCGCCGAGAAGTGCGGGTTCCGGACCGAGGGGCGGATGCGCGACGCCTGGCTCGCCGACGGCACCTACCACGACGTCATCGTCACGAGCATCCTGGCGACGGACCGTTGA
- a CDS encoding acetyl/propionyl/methylcrotonyl-CoA carboxylase subunit alpha, which yields MPRLTKVLVANRGEIAVRVIRACADAGIGSVAVYADPDRDAPFVRLADEAFALGGSTAAESYLDIQKVIDAAKQAGADGIHPGYGFLSENADFAQAVIDAEITWIGPTPQAIRDLGDKVTARHIATRAGAPLVPGTNDPVQGSDEVIAFAKEHGLPVAIKAAFGGGGRGMKVAREEKEIAELYDSAVREATAAFGRGECFVERYLDKPRHVEAQVLADTHGNVIVVGTRDCSLQRRFQKLVEEAPAPFLTDEQRSTIHEASKAICKEAEYHGAGTVEFLVGQDGLISFLEVNTRLQVEHPVSEETSGLDLVREQFRIAEGLELNLLEDPEPRGHSIEFRINGEDAGRNFLPAPGTVSAISFPAGPGVRVDAGVEAGSVIGGQFDSLLAKLIVTGSDRAQALERSRRALKEFRVEGMATVLDFHRLVVEDPAFTGTSEEEFTVHTRWIETEWDNTVPPFEGGEGADEETAPRQSVVVEVGGRRLEVSLPGDIAFGGGGGGAAAAAKAPRKRGGGKSGGAASGDSVTAPMQGTIIKVAVADGDTVSAGDLVVVLEAMKMENPVTAHKDGTVTGLSAEQGASVTQGTVICEIKD from the coding sequence GTGCCGCGCTTGACCAAGGTCCTCGTCGCGAACCGCGGGGAGATCGCCGTCCGCGTCATCCGGGCCTGCGCCGACGCCGGGATCGGCAGCGTCGCGGTCTACGCCGACCCCGACCGGGACGCCCCGTTCGTCCGGCTGGCCGACGAGGCGTTCGCGCTCGGTGGGTCCACCGCCGCCGAGTCCTACCTCGACATCCAGAAGGTCATCGACGCCGCCAAGCAGGCCGGCGCCGACGGCATCCACCCCGGGTACGGCTTCCTGTCGGAGAACGCCGACTTCGCCCAGGCCGTCATCGACGCGGAGATCACCTGGATCGGGCCGACGCCGCAGGCCATCCGCGACCTCGGGGACAAGGTCACCGCCCGGCACATCGCCACCCGCGCCGGCGCCCCGCTCGTCCCCGGCACGAACGACCCCGTCCAGGGCTCCGACGAGGTGATCGCGTTCGCCAAGGAGCACGGTCTCCCGGTCGCGATCAAGGCGGCGTTCGGCGGCGGCGGGCGCGGCATGAAGGTCGCGCGCGAGGAGAAGGAGATCGCCGAGCTGTACGACTCGGCGGTCCGCGAGGCCACCGCGGCGTTCGGGCGCGGCGAGTGCTTCGTCGAGCGCTACCTCGACAAGCCCCGCCACGTCGAGGCCCAGGTGCTGGCCGACACCCACGGCAACGTGATCGTCGTCGGCACCCGCGACTGCTCGCTGCAGCGCCGGTTCCAGAAGCTCGTCGAGGAGGCGCCCGCGCCGTTCCTCACCGACGAGCAGCGCTCCACCATCCACGAGGCCTCCAAGGCGATTTGCAAGGAGGCCGAGTACCACGGCGCGGGCACCGTCGAGTTCCTCGTCGGGCAGGACGGGCTGATCTCGTTCCTGGAGGTCAACACGCGGCTGCAGGTGGAGCACCCCGTCTCCGAGGAGACCAGCGGGCTCGACCTCGTCCGCGAGCAGTTCCGCATCGCCGAGGGCCTCGAGCTCAACCTGCTGGAGGACCCGGAGCCGCGCGGTCACTCGATCGAGTTCCGGATCAACGGCGAGGACGCGGGCCGCAACTTCCTGCCCGCTCCCGGCACGGTCAGCGCGATCTCGTTCCCGGCCGGTCCGGGCGTGCGCGTCGACGCGGGGGTCGAGGCCGGCTCCGTCATCGGCGGGCAGTTCGACTCGCTGCTGGCCAAGCTGATCGTCACCGGTTCCGACCGGGCCCAGGCGCTGGAGCGCTCGCGCCGCGCGCTCAAGGAGTTCCGGGTCGAGGGCATGGCCACCGTCCTGGACTTCCACCGCCTCGTCGTCGAGGACCCGGCGTTCACGGGTACCTCCGAGGAGGAGTTCACCGTCCACACCCGCTGGATCGAGACCGAGTGGGACAACACCGTCCCGCCGTTCGAGGGCGGCGAGGGCGCCGACGAGGAGACCGCCCCCCGGCAGTCGGTCGTCGTCGAGGTCGGCGGGCGGCGCCTGGAGGTGTCCCTGCCCGGCGACATCGCGTTCGGCGGCGGGGGCGGCGGCGCCGCGGCGGCGGCCAAGGCCCCGCGCAAGCGCGGCGGCGGCAAGAGCGGCGGCGCGGCGTCGGGCGACTCGGTCACCGCGCCGATGCAGGGCACGATCATCAAGGTGGCCGTGGCCGACGGCGACACCGTCTCCGCGGGCGACCTCGTCGTCGTGCTGGAGGCCATGAAGATGGAGAACCCGGTCACCGCGCACAAGGACGGCACGGTCACCGGCCTGTCCGCCGAGCAGGGCGCCTCGGTCACGCAGGGCACCGTGATCTGCGAGATCAAGGACTAG
- a CDS encoding DUF692 domain-containing protein, translating to MGAAGAAAAVEAAVVAAAAGADALTGTGIGWRSEIAGVVSAVEGLGFSEVVAESLAPADPPRGVADLRERGVPVVPHGVRLSLGGTDPLDPARVTHLAACAAALGAPLVSEHVAFVRAGGRDAGHLLPLPRSRDALDVLVANVARTRVELDVPLALEPIAALHDWPDDEYTEGEFLTALLDRTGALLLLDVANVHANAVNRGQDPEAVLGTFPLDRIAYVHVAGGAEHDGLYHDTHTAPVPDAVLGLLGALVDRLPAPPAVMLERDGRYPPAAALLAELAAIRAVTSPAGRGAAPRGPADRGAASPPTDRAPAAHGSGPPTGLADRQAALVAGLVADGPYPAGHDPARLDAVRRALLRKRAGEAAKQWPLLAASHGDRWPAVFAEHRDGCEPVGALRDGWDVARALDDLGPAAARELAGRESALRYDGRSTPLPRLRTRLRRRLGG from the coding sequence GTGGGGGCGGCGGGAGCTGCGGCGGCGGTGGAGGCTGCGGTGGTGGCGGCGGCTGCGGGGGCTGACGCCCTCACCGGCACGGGCATCGGCTGGCGGTCCGAGATCGCCGGAGTGGTGTCCGCGGTCGAGGGCCTCGGGTTCAGCGAGGTCGTCGCCGAGTCTCTCGCTCCCGCGGATCCGCCTCGAGGGGTGGCGGATCTGCGGGAGCGAGGTGTCCCGGTCGTGCCGCACGGCGTGCGGCTGTCGCTGGGCGGCACCGACCCGCTCGATCCCGCCCGCGTCACCCACCTCGCGGCGTGCGCCGCGGCGCTGGGCGCGCCGCTGGTGAGCGAGCACGTCGCGTTCGTCCGGGCCGGGGGCCGCGACGCCGGGCACCTGCTGCCGCTGCCCCGCTCCCGCGACGCGCTCGACGTCCTCGTCGCGAACGTGGCCAGGACCCGGGTCGAACTGGACGTCCCGCTCGCCCTGGAACCGATCGCGGCGCTGCACGACTGGCCCGACGACGAGTACACCGAGGGCGAGTTCCTCACCGCGCTGCTCGACCGCACCGGCGCGCTGCTGCTGCTCGACGTCGCCAACGTGCACGCCAACGCCGTCAACCGCGGACAGGACCCGGAGGCGGTGCTGGGGACGTTCCCGCTCGACCGCATCGCGTACGTGCACGTCGCAGGCGGCGCGGAGCACGACGGGCTCTACCACGACACGCACACCGCCCCCGTCCCCGACGCCGTGCTCGGGCTCCTCGGCGCGCTCGTCGACCGCCTTCCCGCCCCGCCCGCGGTGATGCTCGAACGCGACGGTCGCTACCCGCCGGCCGCGGCCCTGCTCGCCGAGCTGGCCGCGATCCGGGCCGTCACCTCCCCGGCGGGCCGGGGCGCGGCGCCGCGCGGGCCGGCGGACCGTGGCGCGGCCTCCCCGCCCACGGACCGCGCTCCCGCGGCGCACGGGTCGGGGCCGCCCACCGGCCTCGCCGACCGGCAGGCCGCGCTCGTCGCGGGCCTGGTCGCGGACGGGCCGTACCCCGCGGGCCACGACCCCGCCCGCCTCGACGCCGTCCGCCGCGCGCTGCTGCGCAAGCGGGCCGGGGAGGCCGCGAAGCAGTGGCCCCTGCTCGCCGCGTCCCACGGCGACCGGTGGCCCGCGGTCTTCGCCGAGCACCGCGACGGGTGCGAGCCCGTCGGGGCGCTGCGCGACGGCTGGGACGTGGCCCGCGCCCTCGACGACCTGGGCCCGGCCGCCGCCCGCGAGCTCGCCGGGCGCGAGTCCGCGCTGCGCTACGACGGCCGGAGCACCCCGCTCCCCCGGCTGCGCACACGGCTCCGGCGACGGCTCGGCGGCTGA
- a CDS encoding TIGR04222 domain-containing membrane protein, protein MNGDTWGISGPTFLLGYLLLAAVVWVAAVRHRRALGEGPDRPAHDLGGHDVAYLNGGAELAVTSALTAMHLTGTVAPAKGSIHAVGRLAPGADALERAVHFTTGSPVQRSRLPLHGPVRSALDGIHGRLVAAGLLLSEPRRRAIRATGWWLGAVALLGLLRLLAGVAESRPVGFLVVALLGVSLVTVVLLVRAPRRTRAGDRLLARLAQEHHALAPAQRPDWVAYGPATAALGVGIFGASALWASDPAFAEELAVQRVTSGSGDGGYVGGGGDGGGGGSCGGGGGCGGGGGCGG, encoded by the coding sequence ATGAACGGCGACACCTGGGGGATCAGCGGTCCCACCTTCCTGCTCGGCTACCTGCTGCTCGCCGCAGTGGTGTGGGTCGCGGCCGTGCGCCACCGCCGCGCGCTGGGCGAGGGTCCCGATCGTCCCGCCCACGACCTGGGCGGGCACGACGTGGCCTACCTCAACGGCGGGGCCGAGCTCGCCGTCACCTCGGCGCTCACGGCGATGCACCTCACCGGCACGGTCGCGCCCGCGAAGGGCTCGATCCACGCGGTCGGCCGGCTCGCCCCGGGCGCCGACGCGCTGGAGCGGGCCGTCCACTTCACCACCGGCAGCCCCGTGCAGCGGTCGCGGCTGCCGCTGCACGGGCCCGTCCGCTCCGCCCTCGACGGCATCCACGGGCGCCTGGTCGCCGCGGGCCTGCTGCTGTCCGAACCGCGGCGCCGGGCGATCCGGGCGACGGGCTGGTGGCTGGGGGCCGTCGCGCTGCTCGGGCTGCTGCGCCTGCTGGCCGGGGTGGCCGAGAGCCGGCCGGTGGGGTTCCTGGTCGTCGCCCTGCTCGGCGTCTCGCTCGTCACCGTCGTGCTGCTGGTGCGCGCCCCGCGGCGCACCCGGGCCGGTGACCGCCTGCTGGCCCGACTCGCGCAGGAGCACCACGCCCTCGCCCCCGCCCAGCGCCCCGACTGGGTCGCCTACGGCCCGGCCACGGCCGCGCTCGGCGTCGGGATCTTCGGGGCGAGCGCGCTGTGGGCCTCCGACCCGGCGTTCGCCGAGGAGCTCGCCGTGCAGCGCGTGACCTCCGGGTCGGGCGACGGCGGCTACGTCGGCGGGGGCGGCGACGGTGGGGGCGGCGGGAGCTGCGGCGGCGGTGGAGGCTGCGGTGGTGGCGGCGGCTGCGGGGGCTGA
- a CDS encoding SufE family protein, whose protein sequence is MTLPPQLQELVDDFADVTPKQRLELLLELSRELPELPERFADAADTMEQVHECQSPLFLAVEVDDTEHVHLFFSAPPESPTTRGFASIMHTGLDGEPAADVLAVPDDFYTALGLAQAVSPLRLRGMAAMLGRIKKQVRAATG, encoded by the coding sequence GTGACCCTCCCGCCCCAGCTCCAGGAGCTCGTCGACGACTTCGCCGACGTCACCCCGAAGCAGCGCCTCGAGCTGCTGCTGGAGCTCTCCCGCGAGCTCCCGGAGCTGCCGGAGCGGTTCGCCGACGCCGCCGACACCATGGAGCAGGTGCACGAGTGCCAGTCGCCGCTGTTCCTGGCGGTGGAGGTCGACGACACCGAGCACGTGCACCTGTTCTTCTCCGCCCCGCCGGAGTCCCCGACGACCCGGGGGTTCGCGTCGATCATGCACACGGGCCTCGACGGCGAGCCCGCCGCCGACGTGCTCGCCGTGCCCGACGACTTCTACACCGCGCTCGGGCTGGCCCAGGCCGTGAGCCCGCTGCGGCTGCGCGGGATGGCGGCGATGCTCGGCCGGATCAAGAAGCAGGTGCGCGCCGCCACCGGGTAG
- a CDS encoding sulfurtransferase translates to MALPNDTDPKLAEYAHPERLVTTSWLAEHLGSPGLVVVESDEDVLLYDTGHIPGSVKVDWHTELNDPTTRDYVDGERFAQICGERGITRDTTVVFYGDRNNWWATYALWVFSLFGHADVRMLDGGRAKWVAEGREMTTDQPKPEAVEYPVVERDDTAIRAFKDDVLAHLGKPMVDVRSPGEYSGELLHMPDYPQEGAVRGGHIPGAASVPWARAAAEDATFRTRAELEAIYLEEQGLSASDDVVAYCRIGERSSHTWFVLTHLLGFDKVRNYDGSWTEWGNAVRVPIVQGSDRGSV, encoded by the coding sequence ATGGCACTCCCGAACGACACCGATCCGAAGCTGGCCGAGTACGCCCACCCCGAGCGCCTGGTCACCACCTCCTGGCTCGCGGAGCACCTGGGCAGCCCCGGGCTCGTGGTCGTCGAGTCCGACGAGGACGTCCTGCTCTACGACACCGGCCACATCCCCGGCTCGGTCAAGGTCGACTGGCACACCGAGCTGAACGACCCGACCACCCGCGACTACGTCGACGGCGAGCGGTTCGCGCAGATCTGCGGCGAGCGCGGCATCACCCGCGACACCACCGTCGTCTTCTACGGCGACCGCAACAACTGGTGGGCCACCTACGCGCTGTGGGTGTTCAGCCTGTTCGGCCACGCCGACGTCCGGATGCTCGACGGCGGCCGCGCGAAGTGGGTGGCCGAGGGCCGCGAGATGACGACCGACCAGCCGAAGCCCGAGGCCGTCGAGTACCCGGTCGTCGAGCGCGACGACACCGCGATCCGCGCGTTCAAGGACGACGTGCTCGCCCACCTCGGCAAGCCGATGGTCGACGTCCGGTCCCCCGGCGAGTACTCCGGCGAGCTGCTGCACATGCCCGACTACCCGCAGGAGGGCGCCGTCCGCGGCGGCCACATCCCCGGCGCGGCGAGCGTGCCGTGGGCCCGCGCGGCCGCCGAGGACGCCACCTTCCGCACCCGCGCCGAGCTGGAGGCCATCTACCTGGAGGAGCAGGGGCTCTCCGCGTCCGACGACGTCGTGGCCTACTGCCGCATCGGCGAGCGCTCCAGCCACACCTGGTTCGTGCTCACCCACCTGCTCGGCTTCGACAAGGTCCGCAACTACGACGGCAGCTGGACCGAGTGGGGCAACGCCGTGCGCGTCCCGATCGTGCAGGGCTCCGACCGGGGCTCCGTGTGA
- a CDS encoding ester cyclase, whose amino-acid sequence MSDHATTIATAVGRLNAGDVDGYVTTLYHPHATFHGFPAEVGTDRDGITAFFRALVDAVPDTCVTARDLLVDGDRVAVRFALTGTHRGGLLGADGTGQAVDVEGITVLRFEGDRVAERWNRLDDLALLTQLGLLPAPVTA is encoded by the coding sequence ATGTCCGATCACGCCACCACCATCGCCACCGCCGTGGGCCGGCTCAACGCCGGCGACGTCGACGGCTACGTCACGACGCTCTACCACCCGCACGCCACGTTCCACGGCTTCCCCGCCGAGGTCGGGACCGACCGCGACGGCATCACCGCGTTCTTCCGCGCGCTGGTCGACGCTGTGCCGGACACCTGCGTCACCGCCCGCGACCTGCTCGTCGACGGTGACCGGGTGGCCGTGCGGTTCGCCCTGACCGGCACCCACCGCGGCGGGCTGCTGGGCGCCGACGGCACGGGCCAGGCCGTCGACGTCGAGGGCATCACGGTGCTCCGCTTCGAGGGCGACCGGGTCGCCGAGCGCTGGAACCGGCTCGACGACCTCGCGCTGCTCACCCAGCTCGGCCTGCTGCCCGCACCGGTCACGGCGTGA
- a CDS encoding acyl-CoA dehydrogenase family protein — translation MTTTQILAPTDADVRALAAEIGRVAAAHDAVHDRDATFVVEAYAAMAEHGYLRLAVPAELGGLGASMRQVLLAEEELGRWSGSAALSAAMHLYLTLLQGWRLRHGAADAEAVLRRVADEGLVLATSGGSDWVSPTTTAVPVEGGYRLDGRKVFCSQAPAAGVISTSAVLGRPGPDAVVLHMGVPMAAPGVRIEETWDTLGMRGTASHDVVFDGVFVPEGKIMGKRPYGVLAGPLLVAAIHFAPVVSAAYLGVARGAVEEAVRLAARRPATSVRAVGEMTARLRVARWALHAAVAEIGEDPPADEATLLAFMTAKRHAVTEARAVTDLAMEVAGGPAFFRGSPIERAYRDVRGGPFHPLTPDATVELAGRHALATS, via the coding sequence ATGACCACGACCCAGATCCTCGCCCCGACCGATGCCGACGTCCGCGCGCTCGCCGCGGAGATCGGCCGCGTCGCCGCCGCCCACGACGCCGTCCACGACCGCGACGCCACCTTCGTCGTCGAGGCCTACGCCGCGATGGCCGAGCACGGCTACCTGCGCCTGGCGGTGCCCGCCGAGCTCGGCGGCCTCGGCGCGTCGATGCGCCAGGTGCTGCTGGCCGAGGAGGAGCTCGGTCGGTGGTCCGGCTCGGCCGCGCTGTCGGCCGCCATGCACCTCTACCTCACCCTGCTGCAGGGCTGGCGCCTGCGCCACGGCGCCGCCGACGCCGAGGCCGTGCTGCGCCGCGTGGCCGACGAGGGGCTGGTGCTGGCCACCAGCGGCGGCTCCGACTGGGTCTCCCCCACGACCACGGCCGTGCCGGTCGAGGGCGGCTACCGGCTCGACGGCCGCAAGGTCTTCTGCTCCCAGGCGCCCGCGGCGGGGGTGATCTCGACCTCCGCCGTCCTGGGCCGGCCGGGCCCGGACGCCGTCGTGCTGCACATGGGCGTGCCGATGGCCGCACCGGGCGTCCGGATCGAGGAGACCTGGGACACGCTCGGCATGCGCGGCACGGCCAGCCACGACGTGGTGTTCGACGGCGTGTTCGTGCCCGAGGGGAAGATCATGGGGAAGCGGCCGTACGGGGTGCTGGCCGGGCCGCTGCTCGTCGCGGCGATCCACTTCGCGCCGGTCGTCTCCGCCGCCTACCTCGGCGTCGCGCGGGGGGCCGTCGAGGAGGCCGTCCGGCTCGCGGCCCGCCGCCCCGCGACGTCCGTGCGGGCCGTCGGGGAGATGACGGCCCGGCTGCGCGTCGCCCGGTGGGCCCTGCACGCCGCGGTCGCCGAGATCGGCGAGGACCCCCCGGCCGACGAGGCCACGCTGCTCGCCTTCATGACCGCGAAGCGGCACGCCGTCACCGAGGCCCGGGCCGTCACCGACCTGGCCATGGAGGTGGCGGGCGGGCCCGCGTTCTTCCGCGGCTCGCCGATCGAGCGCGCCTACCGCGACGTGCGCGGCGGCCCGTTCCACCCGCTCACCCCCGACGCGACCGTCGAGCTCGCCGGTCGTCACGCACTCGCCACGTCCTGA
- a CDS encoding winged helix-turn-helix transcriptional regulator, producing the protein MSRYGQYCPITRSLELLGDRWTLLVVRDLLVGATRFNELARGLPGCSRGLLSKRLGQLERAGLVVHDGDGDYRPTPACEDLRGVIFGLAEWGARWAFGEPRADELDPTVLMWWIRGGIDPAPFGDRRTVLHVRVPDARRSRFWFVVQPHDVSLCFTDPGHEVDLTLESSLSVLYQVWEAVIELPAAVRDGLVTLHGRRDLVLLLPDALRFSPVAPYVRRARLATAP; encoded by the coding sequence GTGTCCCGCTATGGCCAGTACTGCCCCATCACGCGATCCCTGGAGCTGCTCGGGGACCGCTGGACCCTGCTCGTCGTCCGGGACCTCCTGGTCGGCGCCACGCGCTTTAACGAGCTGGCCCGCGGCCTGCCCGGGTGCTCGCGCGGGTTGCTGTCCAAGCGGCTCGGCCAGCTGGAGCGCGCCGGTCTCGTCGTCCACGACGGCGACGGGGACTACCGGCCGACGCCCGCCTGCGAGGACCTGCGCGGGGTCATCTTCGGCCTGGCGGAGTGGGGCGCCCGCTGGGCGTTCGGTGAGCCGCGCGCCGACGAGCTGGACCCCACCGTGCTGATGTGGTGGATCCGCGGCGGGATCGACCCGGCCCCGTTCGGCGACCGGCGCACCGTGCTGCACGTCCGCGTGCCCGACGCCCGGCGCTCCCGGTTCTGGTTCGTCGTGCAGCCGCACGACGTGTCGCTGTGCTTCACCGACCCCGGCCACGAGGTCGACCTGACGCTGGAGTCGTCGCTGTCGGTGCTCTACCAGGTGTGGGAGGCGGTGATCGAGCTCCCGGCGGCCGTCCGCGACGGGCTGGTCACCCTGCACGGCCGCCGCGACCTGGTGCTGCTGCTGCCCGACGCGCTGCGGTTCTCGCCGGTGGCGCCGTACGTCAGGCGGGCCCGGCTGGCCACAGCTCCGTGA
- a CDS encoding Maf family protein, with translation MLLVLASASPARLSVLLAAGLDPLVEVAGVDEDALLASVPDATPAEKVTTLAGAKATTVARRIDLADAVVVGCDSMLHIDGDLVGKPADADEARARWRAMAGGTGELVTGHAVLRVVDGEIDRVAEGHAVTVVRFGEPTDAELDAYLGTGEPMQVAGAFTLDGLGGWFVEGVDGDPSNVIGISLPLTRRLLAGVGVTVTELWPAGPA, from the coding sequence GTGCTCCTCGTTCTGGCCTCCGCCTCCCCCGCCCGACTGTCGGTCCTGCTAGCGGCGGGGCTCGACCCGCTCGTCGAGGTGGCGGGCGTCGACGAGGACGCCCTGCTCGCCTCCGTCCCCGACGCCACCCCCGCCGAGAAGGTCACGACGCTCGCCGGGGCGAAGGCCACCACGGTGGCGCGCCGGATCGACCTGGCCGACGCGGTCGTCGTCGGCTGCGACTCCATGCTGCACATCGACGGCGACCTGGTCGGCAAGCCCGCCGACGCCGACGAGGCCCGGGCCCGCTGGCGGGCGATGGCGGGCGGCACCGGGGAGCTGGTCACCGGGCACGCCGTGCTCCGCGTCGTCGACGGGGAGATCGACCGCGTCGCCGAGGGGCACGCCGTCACCGTGGTCCGCTTCGGCGAGCCGACCGACGCCGAGCTCGACGCCTACCTCGGTACCGGCGAGCCGATGCAGGTGGCGGGCGCGTTCACCCTCGACGGGCTCGGCGGTTGGTTCGTCGAGGGCGTCGACGGCGACCCGTCCAACGTCATCGGGATCAGCCTGCCGCTCACCCGCCGGCTGCTCGCGGGCGTGGGCGTGACGGTCACGGAGCTGTGGCCAGCCGGGCCCGCCTGA
- a CDS encoding acyl-CoA carboxylase epsilon subunit: protein MTTPEERRALFHVVRGEPSDAELAALTVVLAAAASGGGDAPVKARDRWSDPAAAMRTPLTAGPGAWRTSHWPR from the coding sequence GTGACGACTCCCGAGGAGCGACGCGCGCTGTTCCACGTGGTGCGCGGCGAGCCGTCGGACGCCGAGCTGGCCGCGCTCACCGTCGTGCTCGCGGCGGCCGCGTCCGGCGGCGGCGACGCCCCGGTGAAGGCCCGCGACCGCTGGTCCGACCCGGCCGCCGCGATGCGCACCCCCTTGACGGCGGGCCCCGGAGCCTGGCGCACGAGCCACTGGCCGCGCTGA